One part of the Lotus japonicus ecotype B-129 chromosome 2, LjGifu_v1.2 genome encodes these proteins:
- the LOC130738040 gene encoding probable choline kinase 1: MAIKTFELLKSCASHEEIMKVLSSVASDLGDVIDDVSSLQVKPLKGAMTNEVFEVNWPTKSDGHLRRVLVRLYGEGVEVFFNRVDEIQTFECMSKHGQGPRLLGRFTTGRVEEFIHARTLSAADLHDPEISAMIASKMKEFHNLHMPGEKKAQIWQRMRNWLNHSKSLCSPKDVKNFGLDNIDAEIKMLEELLCKGDEEIGFCHNDLQYGNIMIDEETRSITLIDYEYSSYNPVAYDLANHFCEMAANYHSDTPHVLDYSKYPDLEVRQRFICIYLSSEGKEPSNSEVEQLMSAAEKYTLANHLFWGLWGLISSYVNTIDFDYKEYARQRFEQYWLKKPTLLESPSINISQDESVNGS; this comes from the exons ATGGCCATAAAGACCTTTGAATTGCTGAAAAGCTGCGCATCCCATGAAGAGATTATGAAAGTTCTTTCATCTGTGGCTTCCGATTTGGGCGATGTGATCGATGATGTGAGTTCACTGCAGGTGAAACCCCTAAAAGGGGCAATGACCAATGAGGTTTTTGAGGTGAATTGGCCAACCAAGAGTGATGGTCATCTCAGAAGGGTTCTGGTTCGATTATATGGGGAAGGTGTTGAGGTTTTCTTCAACAGGGTGGATGAAATCCAAACCTTTGAGTGCATGTCAAAGCACGGTCAGGGTCCACGCCTTCTCGGCCGGTTCACCACCGGTCGGGTTGAGGAGTTCATTCATGCCAGA ACACTCTCAGCTGCTGACCTCCACGACCCTGAAATATCCGCTATGATAGCATCTAAGATGAAGGAGTTTCACAATCTTCATATGCCTGGTGAAAAGAAGGCTCAGATTTGGCAGAGAATGAG GAACTGGCTTAATCATTCCAAGAGTCTGTGCTCCCCAAAGGATGTCAAGAATTTTGGCTTGGACAATATAGATGCTGAAATAAAGATGCTGGAAGAGCTGTTATGTAAAGGAGATGAAGAGATTGGTTTTTGTCACAATGACTTACAGTATGGTAACATAATGATAGATGAAGAGACAAGATCAATCACTTTAATT GACTACGAATATTCTAGCTACAATCCTGTTGCATATGACCTGGCAAATCACTTCTGTGAAATGGCAGCGAATTACCATAGTGACACCCCTCATGTTCTCGACTACAGTAAATATCCAG ATCTGGAGGTGCGTCAAAGGTTTATTTGTATTTACTTGAGTTCAGAAG GTAAAGAGCCGAGCAACTCTGAAGTGGAGCAGCTAATGAGTGCTGCAGAAAAATACACTCTTGCAAACCATCTATTTTGGGGATTGTGGGGACTTATTTCG AGTTACGTAAATACAATTGACTTTGACTACAAGGAGTATGCAAGGCAGAGGTTTGAGCAATACTGGTTAAAGAAGCCTACTTTACTGGAATCACCAAGCATCAATATTTCCCAAGATGAATCTGTCAATGGATCTTAG
- the LOC130736453 gene encoding uncharacterized protein LOC130736453, with product MGVLENQGGSEALTKERRVVLEDLWRAYREEERVWRQKSRVRWLKEGDRNTKLFHRVCKLRTVKKNITQLQYRGRLLTSPVDIKEAMQDHFENFFRVADVSRPWFYNENLQKVSDDDLLNFFNDFYHTGRMSKGLNSTFIALIPKGGQQEEISDYRPISLIGSVYKLLSKVLSVRLSLVLPRLLTRIHSGSPDC from the exons ATGGGGGTCCTGGAAAATCAGGGGGGGTCAGAGGCTTTGACAAAGGAGCGGAGGGTTGTTCTGGAGGATTTATGGAGAGCTTATCGTGAGGAAGAAAGAGtatggcgtcagaaatccagggTGCGTTGGTTGAAGGAAGGAGATAGGAACACTAAGCTTTTCCATCGCGTTTGCAAGCTCCGAACTGTTAAGAAAAATATTACTCAGTTACAGTATCGAGGTAGATTGCTAACGTCTCCGGTGGATATTAAAGAAGCAATGCAGGATcattttgagaatttttttaggGTGGCAGATGTGTCTAGGCCGTGGTTTTATAATGAGAACTTGCAGAAGGTgtcagat GATGATTTGCTTAATTTTTTCAATGATTTCTATCACACAGGGCGTATGTCGAAGGGCTTGAACTCTACTTTTATTGCTCTCATTCCCAAAGGCGGACAACAGGAAGAGATTTCAGATTACAGACCAATTAGCTTGATTGGCAGTGTGTATAAGTTGCTGTCAAAGGTGTTATCTGTTCGGTTGAGTTTGGTGCTTCCTCGCCTGCTGACTCGGATTCACAGCGGGTCGCCAGATTGCTGA